One genomic window of Hydra vulgaris chromosome 03, alternate assembly HydraT2T_AEP includes the following:
- the LOC136078479 gene encoding uncharacterized protein LOC136078479 produces MSEKIQHETPKSRSRISEKTRYESIFLRNQGLSHRQIANKLNIAYSIVARILKRFTKTGDIDDRRRSGRPAVTTQRDERLLIRLMKHDRKLSSSALCHKLKNTSGIKRSACKKPRLSKKQQKARIAWCSQHKNWPDCKWQNVIFSEEMNVEVDIRKSRVIPKERFDSKYTLKRTK; encoded by the exons atgagCGAAAAAATACAGCATGAAACTCCAAAATCACGGTCGAGAATCTCTGAAAAAACACGTTACGAATCAATTTTTCTTCGAAACCAAGGACTATCTCATCGTCAAATAgcaaataagttaaatattgcaTATTCAATTGTTGCACgaattttaaaacgttttactAAAACAGGTGATATCGATGATCGGCGGCGATCTGGTCGGCCAGCTGTAACAACACAAAGAGATGAACGTTTATTAATTCGTTTAATGAAACATGACAGAAAATTATCGTCAAGCGCTCTCtgtcataaattaaaaaatacatctgGAATAAAA CGATCTGCATGCAAGAAGCCAAGACTTTCAAAGAAACAGCAAAAAGCAAGGATTGCATGGTGCAGTCAACATAAAAATTGGCCTGATTGCAAGTGgcaaaatgttatattttctgAAGAAATGAATGTTGAGGTAGATATACGAAAAAGCCGTGTTATACCTAAAGAGAGATTTGATTCGAAATATACATTAAAACGAACTAAGTAA
- the LOC105843717 gene encoding probable palmitoyltransferase ZDHHC24, whose product MRKIRSFWPQHSLSDKLAFSFTHLGLIGIILFEFFIVLPIYHEPFTTMFCIQIAIGLYLAFQVFSNLYAMIFFNSSIKSQTNLPSVLYPDWVYCNFCQLNTPPRSHHCPVCNVCVLKRDHHCIFTGNCVGFYNHRYFIMMVFHLWLGCFYCLLYNIEYYIVMLGNIGFGMLLKLLFPLLAWTFGFLNSYQLFIAFIMGINCMAMLLFSTLVCFQIFFISSGQTQFECRKKINYYSLSLLKNWRVVLGNRWFLTWICPYITSKLPGDGTDFKKSSIEMSPVNSNVKYL is encoded by the coding sequence atgaGAAAAATTAGAAGTTTCTGGCCTCAACATAGTTTATCTGATAAATTGGCTTTTTCATTTACTCATCTTGGTTTAATTGGAATAatattgtttgaattttttattgttttacctATTTATCATGAGCCATTCACAACAATGTTCTGTATCCAAATAGCAATTGGATTGTATCTTGCTTTTCAAgtgttttcaaatttatatgcaatgattttttttaactcatcaaTAAAATCTCAAACAAATCTTCCATCAGTTTTGTATCCAGATTGGGTGTATTGCAATTTTTGCCAGCTAAATACACCACCTCGCTCTCACCACTGTCCCGTTTGTAATGTATGTGTTTTAAAAAGAGATCATCATTGTATTTTTACTGGAAATTGTGTTGGTTTTTATAATCATCGGTATTTCATTATGATGGTTTTTCATTTGTGGCTTGgttgtttttactgtttattgtataatattGAGTACTATATTGTTATGCTTGGAAATATTGGCTTTGGGATGTTGCTCAAGTTATTGTTTCCACTACTGGCATGGACATTTGGCTTTCTTAATAGTTATCaactttttattgcttttataatgGGTATAAATTGTATGGCTATGTTGCTTTTTTCAACTTtagtttgttttcaaattttttttattagcagtGGTCAAACGCAGTTTGAATGccgtaaaaaaattaattactattcTCTCAGTCTGCTTAAAAATTGGCGTGTTGTTTTAGGGAATAGATGGTTTTTAACTTGGATTTGCCCCTATATTACTTCTAAATTGCCTGGAGATGgtactgattttaaaaaatcgtcaATAGAAATGTCTCCAGTCAATAGCaatgtcaaatatttataa